The Spiroplasma clarkii genome has a window encoding:
- a CDS encoding L-lactate dehydrogenase yields the protein MISGRKIVLIGCGAVGTSFVYSAINQGIAQHYVLIDVNEDVAEGNVIDLSDSHSVLPKPFSSMKVGNYQDCSDADVVVITAGRPQKTGESRLDMIKDNAKIMKEIGLQVKGSGFSGITLIASNPVDILIMVYQKVTGFEPNKVISSGTTLDSSRLRKLLGEKLGVAPKSVKAYLLGEHGDSSVAIWSRSVVMGKTIDEYVEEGKISRAELESVRDEAANLAYEIIELKRATYYGIGACLTRIVDSILEDSKLTLMVGAYLNGEYGQKGIYISVPCVIGSQGIEQVIEWKLEPSELEGIQKSCDKLRQFYNDAKSAFE from the coding sequence ATGATAAGTGGTAGAAAAATAGTTTTAATTGGTTGTGGAGCTGTTGGAACAAGTTTTGTTTATTCAGCAATCAACCAGGGAATTGCCCAACATTATGTTTTAATTGATGTAAATGAGGATGTTGCTGAAGGAAATGTAATTGACTTGTCTGATTCTCACTCAGTATTACCTAAACCCTTTAGTTCAATGAAGGTAGGAAATTATCAAGATTGTAGTGATGCAGATGTTGTAGTGATTACAGCAGGAAGACCCCAAAAAACAGGGGAAAGTCGTTTAGATATGATTAAAGATAATGCAAAAATTATGAAAGAAATTGGTCTTCAGGTTAAAGGATCTGGATTTAGTGGTATCACATTAATTGCTTCAAATCCGGTTGATATTTTAATAATGGTTTATCAAAAAGTAACTGGATTTGAACCAAACAAGGTTATTTCATCAGGAACTACACTAGATTCATCAAGATTGAGAAAACTTTTAGGAGAAAAACTTGGAGTTGCTCCAAAGTCAGTTAAAGCTTACCTTTTAGGTGAGCATGGTGATTCATCTGTGGCAATTTGAAGTAGATCTGTTGTGATGGGTAAAACCATTGATGAGTATGTTGAAGAAGGTAAAATTTCAAGAGCAGAACTTGAAAGTGTTCGAGATGAAGCTGCAAACTTGGCTTATGAAATCATTGAGTTAAAAAGAGCTACATATTATGGAATTGGAGCCTGTTTAACTAGAATTGTGGATTCAATTTTAGAGGATTCAAAACTAACTTTAATGGTTGGTGCTTATTTAAATGGTGAGTATGGTCAAAAAGGTATTTACATTAGTGTACCTTGTGTAATTGGTTCTCAGGGAATTGAACAAGTAATTGAATGAAAACTAGAACCAAGTGAACTTGAAGGTATTCAAAAATCATGTGACAAATTAAGACAATTTTACAATGATGCAAAATCAGCATTTGAGTAA